The following coding sequences are from one Equus caballus isolate H_3958 breed thoroughbred chromosome 27, TB-T2T, whole genome shotgun sequence window:
- the XKR5 gene encoding XK-related protein 5 isoform X1 — MHAVVLGLSALLLAADESARLCTVVYYFSAGQLLWGGLALAVLLPGCLVQGLSYLWFRADGHQGHCLLVLLHGLQLGVWKRHWDAACTVLSKEWKASHRGQLLLQEADLSALRLLEALLQAGPHLLLQTYVFLASDFTDVVPGVSALCSWSALSWALVCYARSMDSMKPGRLSMPWAALLCQQLWRMGMLAARVLSLVLFFKTYHIWVLVVGGAHWLVMTFWLVAQQSDIIDSTCHWRLFNLLVGAVYVFCYLNFWDSPSRNRMATFYTIMLLENVILLLLATDFLQGASWTSLWTTAGALSGFLIGSVLLVIYYSLLHPKSTDICQGFVRESCDTSGGDKAERASSPWATAPAGERPGSPAESHEEGYELTSLGKPPSPQWGPPEAGLESQIVGEDSFLGHHHWLLMKLALKTGNVSKINAAFGDNYPGCFCPPAWQLSQHYQQQKPPFSQQELPSLPHDLLTSEKGSEFQGIPKAASNLLETSTYVSFASDNHDDAPAQKLSATPQEGSPKEGAGAGSGTWGRGASGQPRGGEGQESSTLYFSATTEEVTCSNPEGGQATPKTLHSGRRLGKGSPAQLASPRPATQPFPITMANISPILGTGPGRSFRPSAGFPGRAPGGSEREEQQEPTRNLNPSCTTGTQMSLPKVSLRPADEPCLTSTPKSESTQRDCSGRGRLKTETSFFI; from the exons ATGCATGCGGTGGTCCTGGGGCTCTCCGCCCTGCTGCTGGCGGCCGACGAGAGCGCGC GCCTCTGCACTGTGGTTTACTACTTCTCCGCAGGACAGCTCCTCTGGGGGGGACTGGCCCTGGCTGTGCTGCTGCCCGGCTGCTTGGTACAGGGCCTGAGTTATCTGTGGTTCCGAGCAGATGGACATCAAGGTCATTGCTTGCTGGTCCTGCTGCACGGCCTACAGCTTGGCGTGTGGAAGCG GCATTGGGACGCCGCATGCACTGTTCTGTCGAAGGAGTGGAAGGCCTCCCACCGGGGCCAGCTGCTGCTGCAGGAGGCCGACCTGTCAGCCCTCCGCCTCCTAGAAGCCCTGCTTCAGGCTGGGCCCCACCTGCTGCTTCAAACGTATGTTTTTCTCGCCTCGGACTTCACTGATGTTGTGCCAG GGGTGAGCGCCCTGTGCTCCTGGTCCGCGCTGTCCTGGGCCCTGGTGTGCTATGCTCGTTCCATGGACTCCATGAAGCCAGGTCGCCTCTCCATGCCGTGGGCTGCCCTCCTCTGCCAGCAACTCTGGAGGATGGGCATGTTGGCAGCCCGCGTCCTCAGTCTGGTTCTGTTCTTCAAAACTTACCACATCTGGGTTTTAGTTGTTGGAG gtgCTCACTGGCTGGTGATGACCTTCTGGCTGGTGGCACAACAGAGTGACATCATCGACAGCACCTGCCACTGGAGGCTGTTCAACCTGCTTGTGGGAGCCGTGTACGTCTTCTGCTACCTCAACTTCTGGGACAGCCCTTCCAGAAATAGGATGGCCACGTTCTACACG ATAATGCTGCTGGAGAACGTCATCCTTTTGCTATTGGCCACTGACTTTCTCCAGGGGGCCTCGTGGACCAGCCTGTGGACCACAGCAGGAGCCTTGTCTGGATTTCTGATTG GCAGTGTCTTGCTGGTAATTTACTACAGCCTGCTACATCCTAAATCCACAGACATCTGTCAGGGCTTTGTAAGGGAGTCCTGTGACACCTCAGGGGGTGATAAAGCAGAGAGAGCATCTTCTCCATGGGCCACGGCTCCAGCTGGGGAGAGGCCGGGGAGCCCAGCAGAGAGCCACGAGGAAGGCTATGAGCTGACAAGTCTGGGGAAGCCCCCCAGTCCACAGTGGGGCCCCCCAGAGGCTGGGCTGGAAAGCCAGATTGTTGGGGAAGACTCTTTCCTAGGTCACCACCACTGGCTATTGATGAAACTTGCCCTAAAAACAGGAAATGTGTCTAAGATCAATGCAGCCTTTGGAGACAACTATCCTGGATGTTTTTGTCCCCCTGCATGGCAGTTGAGCCAACACTACCAGCAGCAGAAGCCCCCGTTTTCCCAGCAAGAGCTCCCATCATTGCCCCATGACCTCCTGACCTCAGAGAAAGGCTCTGAGTTTCAAGGCATCCCGAAAGCAGCCTCTAACCTGTTGGAAACCTCAACCTATGTCTCTTTTGCCAGTGATAACCATGATGATGCTCCCGCCCAGAAGCTGTCAGCTACACCACAGGAGGGCAGCCCCAAGGAAGGAGCCGGGGCTGGTTCTGGGACATGGGGCAGGGGTGCGAGTGGGCAGCCgagaggaggggaaggacagGAGAGCTCCACGCTGTACTTCAGTGCCACCACTGAAGAGGTCACGTGCTCAAACCCAGAAGGTGGGCAGGCAACTCCAAAGACACTCCATTCTGGGAGGAGGTTGGGAAAGGGCAGCCCTGCCCAGCTTGCCTCCCCTCGGCCGGCCACTCAGCCCTTTCCCATCACCATGGCCAACATCAGCCCAATCCTTGGCACGGGCCCAGGTAGAAGCTTCCGCCCCAGTGCAGGCTTCCCTGGCAGAGCCCCAGGTGGCTCAGAGCGTGAAGAGCAGCAGGAGCCCACGAGGAACCTGAACCCTTCTTGTACCACTGGCACACAGATGTCACTGCCAAAGGTGAGCCTGAGGCCCGCAGACGAGCCCTGCCTCACGTCCACCCCCAAGTCTGAGTCCACCCAGAGGGACTGCAGCGGCAGGGGGAGGCTGAAGACCGAGACAAGTTTCTTCATCTGA
- the XKR5 gene encoding XK-related protein 5 isoform X2, protein MDSMKPGRLSMPWAALLCQQLWRMGMLAARVLSLVLFFKTYHIWVLVVGGAHWLVMTFWLVAQQSDIIDSTCHWRLFNLLVGAVYVFCYLNFWDSPSRNRMATFYTIMLLENVILLLLATDFLQGASWTSLWTTAGALSGFLIGSVLLVIYYSLLHPKSTDICQGFVRESCDTSGGDKAERASSPWATAPAGERPGSPAESHEEGYELTSLGKPPSPQWGPPEAGLESQIVGEDSFLGHHHWLLMKLALKTGNVSKINAAFGDNYPGCFCPPAWQLSQHYQQQKPPFSQQELPSLPHDLLTSEKGSEFQGIPKAASNLLETSTYVSFASDNHDDAPAQKLSATPQEGSPKEGAGAGSGTWGRGASGQPRGGEGQESSTLYFSATTEEVTCSNPEGGQATPKTLHSGRRLGKGSPAQLASPRPATQPFPITMANISPILGTGPGRSFRPSAGFPGRAPGGSEREEQQEPTRNLNPSCTTGTQMSLPKVSLRPADEPCLTSTPKSESTQRDCSGRGRLKTETSFFI, encoded by the exons ATGGACTCCATGAAGCCAGGTCGCCTCTCCATGCCGTGGGCTGCCCTCCTCTGCCAGCAACTCTGGAGGATGGGCATGTTGGCAGCCCGCGTCCTCAGTCTGGTTCTGTTCTTCAAAACTTACCACATCTGGGTTTTAGTTGTTGGAG gtgCTCACTGGCTGGTGATGACCTTCTGGCTGGTGGCACAACAGAGTGACATCATCGACAGCACCTGCCACTGGAGGCTGTTCAACCTGCTTGTGGGAGCCGTGTACGTCTTCTGCTACCTCAACTTCTGGGACAGCCCTTCCAGAAATAGGATGGCCACGTTCTACACG ATAATGCTGCTGGAGAACGTCATCCTTTTGCTATTGGCCACTGACTTTCTCCAGGGGGCCTCGTGGACCAGCCTGTGGACCACAGCAGGAGCCTTGTCTGGATTTCTGATTG GCAGTGTCTTGCTGGTAATTTACTACAGCCTGCTACATCCTAAATCCACAGACATCTGTCAGGGCTTTGTAAGGGAGTCCTGTGACACCTCAGGGGGTGATAAAGCAGAGAGAGCATCTTCTCCATGGGCCACGGCTCCAGCTGGGGAGAGGCCGGGGAGCCCAGCAGAGAGCCACGAGGAAGGCTATGAGCTGACAAGTCTGGGGAAGCCCCCCAGTCCACAGTGGGGCCCCCCAGAGGCTGGGCTGGAAAGCCAGATTGTTGGGGAAGACTCTTTCCTAGGTCACCACCACTGGCTATTGATGAAACTTGCCCTAAAAACAGGAAATGTGTCTAAGATCAATGCAGCCTTTGGAGACAACTATCCTGGATGTTTTTGTCCCCCTGCATGGCAGTTGAGCCAACACTACCAGCAGCAGAAGCCCCCGTTTTCCCAGCAAGAGCTCCCATCATTGCCCCATGACCTCCTGACCTCAGAGAAAGGCTCTGAGTTTCAAGGCATCCCGAAAGCAGCCTCTAACCTGTTGGAAACCTCAACCTATGTCTCTTTTGCCAGTGATAACCATGATGATGCTCCCGCCCAGAAGCTGTCAGCTACACCACAGGAGGGCAGCCCCAAGGAAGGAGCCGGGGCTGGTTCTGGGACATGGGGCAGGGGTGCGAGTGGGCAGCCgagaggaggggaaggacagGAGAGCTCCACGCTGTACTTCAGTGCCACCACTGAAGAGGTCACGTGCTCAAACCCAGAAGGTGGGCAGGCAACTCCAAAGACACTCCATTCTGGGAGGAGGTTGGGAAAGGGCAGCCCTGCCCAGCTTGCCTCCCCTCGGCCGGCCACTCAGCCCTTTCCCATCACCATGGCCAACATCAGCCCAATCCTTGGCACGGGCCCAGGTAGAAGCTTCCGCCCCAGTGCAGGCTTCCCTGGCAGAGCCCCAGGTGGCTCAGAGCGTGAAGAGCAGCAGGAGCCCACGAGGAACCTGAACCCTTCTTGTACCACTGGCACACAGATGTCACTGCCAAAGGTGAGCCTGAGGCCCGCAGACGAGCCCTGCCTCACGTCCACCCCCAAGTCTGAGTCCACCCAGAGGGACTGCAGCGGCAGGGGGAGGCTGAAGACCGAGACAAGTTTCTTCATCTGA